A single window of Leclercia adecarboxylata DNA harbors:
- the ureE gene encoding urease accessory protein UreE → MITLTQRLDHPHAVTARVTLPIDVRVKSRARVVLDDGRDAGLILPRGLLLRGGDLLASDDEREVVEVVAAAEPLSVVRCADPFLLARACYHLGNRHVPLQILPGELRYHHDHVLDEMLKLFDLEVTFASLPFEPEAGAYASEGHSHSHSHAHSH, encoded by the coding sequence ATGATCACCTTAACCCAACGCCTTGACCATCCCCATGCCGTGACCGCCCGCGTGACGCTGCCGATTGATGTCCGGGTCAAGAGCCGTGCCCGCGTGGTGCTGGACGACGGGCGCGATGCCGGGCTGATACTGCCGCGCGGCCTGCTGCTGCGGGGCGGCGACCTGCTCGCCAGCGACGACGAGCGTGAGGTGGTGGAGGTCGTTGCCGCCGCCGAGCCGCTGTCGGTGGTGCGCTGCGCCGATCCCTTCCTGCTGGCCCGCGCCTGCTATCACCTGGGCAACCGCCACGTGCCGCTGCAAATCTTGCCCGGCGAGCTGCGCTATCACCACGATCATGTCCTGGACGAGATGCTAAAGCTGTTCGATCTCGAGGTGACTTTCGCCAGCCTGCCTTTTGAGCCGGAAGCGGGCGCCTACGCCAGCGAAGGCCACTCCCATTCGCACTCTCACGCACATTCACATTAA
- a CDS encoding urease accessory protein UreF yields the protein MKPSRQLRLMQLTSSSLPVGSYTWSQGLEWAAEAGWVTTPAAFKAWQCQQMEQSFFCVDLPLFSRLYRACEQNDIAAASRWTAYLLACRETRELREEERNRGAAFTRLIKSWEADCPPDWLPLFSQSQLCGMAWLGVRWGIGLRELALSLGYSWIESAVMAGVKLVPFGQQAAQLLIIELCDRFADGLEQALLRRDDQLGAATPLSAIASARHETQYSRLFRS from the coding sequence ATGAAGCCCTCCCGCCAGCTGCGCCTGATGCAGCTCACCAGCAGCAGCCTGCCGGTGGGATCTTATACCTGGTCGCAGGGGCTGGAGTGGGCGGCGGAAGCGGGCTGGGTCACCACCCCGGCCGCGTTCAAAGCCTGGCAATGTCAGCAGATGGAGCAGAGCTTTTTCTGCGTCGATCTGCCGCTGTTTTCCCGTCTGTATCGCGCCTGCGAGCAGAACGATATCGCAGCCGCCTCGCGCTGGACGGCATACCTGCTGGCCTGCCGCGAGACTCGCGAACTTCGGGAAGAGGAGCGTAACCGCGGAGCGGCCTTCACCCGGCTGATCAAAAGCTGGGAGGCGGACTGCCCGCCCGACTGGCTGCCGCTGTTCTCGCAAAGCCAGCTGTGCGGCATGGCATGGCTCGGCGTGCGCTGGGGAATCGGCCTGCGCGAGTTGGCGTTAAGCCTCGGCTACAGCTGGATTGAGAGCGCGGTAATGGCGGGCGTCAAGCTGGTGCCCTTCGGCCAGCAGGCGGCCCAGCTGTTGATCATCGAACTTTGCGATCGCTTTGCCGACGGGCTGGAGCAGGCGCTTTTGCGCCGCGATGACCAGCTGGGGGCGGCCACGCCGCTCTCCGCCATCGCTTCAGCGCGTCATGAAACCCAATATTCACGGTTATTCCGTTCCTGA
- a CDS encoding MFS transporter — protein sequence MTEIADPTSLATAGKTPDGEIKWVRNAADVTQLVNEGSQGRANARIVIGIALGGIFLDAYDLGALAFGIKDITREFNLTPAGTGMVASAITFGAIVGALIGGYLTDKIGRYRVFMADMVFFVVAAIACAFAPNEYVLAGARFVMGLGVGIDLPVAMAFLSEFARLKGPGNKAASVAMWCPTWYAAISISYLLVLFFYGVLPETHSDWLWRIILGFGAIPALVIIAIRSKYMSESPVWAANQGNLKEAASILRKAYNINAHVPQEALDQPAPVVNKASWRNYLNLFRGVYLRRTTLATLLSVVSSFAYNAVAFGLPVIISSFFVQSMLTTILISLALNLLFAFVGGLLAVRLVPRFGAWRMSLGGYSCQLIALLGLAIIGRPEGSAEGIAAVAMLALFLFGQGFGPGAHTMTFASLSYPTSLRGVGVGLNQTLMRSSSTLSLFMFPLLVASMDTAVFWVIALAPLIGLVSLLAIRWEPSGYDIDAEDYR from the coding sequence ATGACAGAGATCGCAGATCCAACCTCACTTGCAACGGCAGGAAAAACTCCCGACGGGGAGATCAAATGGGTCCGTAACGCAGCGGACGTCACCCAACTGGTTAATGAAGGCTCCCAGGGCCGGGCCAATGCGCGCATCGTCATCGGCATTGCGCTGGGCGGTATCTTCCTGGATGCCTACGACCTGGGCGCGCTGGCGTTCGGGATCAAAGACATTACCCGCGAGTTCAACCTTACGCCCGCAGGCACCGGCATGGTGGCCTCGGCGATCACCTTCGGCGCAATTGTCGGGGCGCTGATTGGCGGCTACCTGACGGATAAAATCGGTCGCTACCGGGTCTTTATGGCCGACATGGTGTTCTTTGTGGTCGCGGCCATCGCCTGCGCGTTTGCCCCGAACGAGTACGTGCTGGCAGGGGCGCGCTTTGTGATGGGCCTGGGCGTGGGGATCGACCTCCCCGTGGCGATGGCCTTCTTAAGCGAGTTCGCCAGGCTGAAAGGCCCCGGCAACAAAGCCGCCAGCGTCGCCATGTGGTGTCCCACCTGGTATGCCGCAATCAGCATCTCTTATCTGCTGGTGCTCTTCTTCTATGGCGTGCTGCCGGAGACGCACAGTGACTGGCTGTGGCGAATTATCCTCGGCTTCGGGGCGATCCCCGCGCTGGTGATCATTGCCATCCGCAGTAAGTACATGAGCGAATCGCCGGTGTGGGCGGCGAATCAGGGCAACCTGAAAGAGGCAGCCTCGATTCTGCGCAAGGCGTATAACATTAATGCCCACGTGCCGCAGGAGGCGCTCGATCAGCCCGCCCCGGTGGTGAACAAAGCCAGCTGGCGTAACTACCTGAATCTGTTCCGTGGGGTCTATCTGCGCCGCACTACGCTTGCCACGCTGCTGTCGGTTGTGTCGTCCTTCGCCTATAACGCCGTGGCCTTTGGCCTGCCGGTGATTATCTCCAGCTTCTTTGTGCAGTCGATGCTGACCACGATTCTGATCTCCCTGGCCCTGAACCTGCTGTTCGCCTTTGTCGGCGGCCTGCTGGCGGTGCGGCTGGTACCGCGTTTTGGCGCCTGGCGGATGTCGCTGGGGGGTTATAGCTGTCAGCTGATTGCCCTGCTGGGGCTGGCGATTATCGGTCGTCCGGAAGGCTCGGCGGAGGGGATCGCGGCGGTGGCGATGCTGGCCCTGTTCCTGTTCGGCCAGGGCTTTGGCCCGGGGGCGCATACGATGACCTTTGCCTCGCTCAGCTACCCGACCTCGCTGCGCGGTGTGGGGGTGGGGCTGAACCAGACGCTGATGCGCAGCAGCTCAACGCTGTCGCTGTTTATGTTCCCGCTGCTGGTGGCCTCGATGGATACGGCGGTGTTCTGGGTGATCGCCCTGGCGCCGCTGATTGGGTTGGTTTCGCTGCTGGCGATCCGCTGGGAGCCCTCCGGGTATGATATTGATGCGGAGGATTACCGGTAA
- the ureC gene encoding urease subunit alpha has product MAEISRQAYADMFGPTTGDKVRLADTELWIEVEQDLTIYGEEVKFGGGKVIRDGMGQGQMTAQECVDLVLTNALIVDHWGIVKADIGVKDGRIVAVGKAGNPDIQPGVTIPIGAATEVIAAEGKIVTAGGVDTHIHWICPQQAEEALVSGVTTMIGGGTGPAAGTHATTCTPGPWYIARMLQAADTLPVNIGLLGKGNGSNPDALREQVAAGAIGLKIHEDWGSTPAAIDCALTVADEMDIQVALHSDTLNEAGFVEDTLAAIAGRTIHTFHTEGAGGGHAPDIITACAHPNILPSSTNPTLPYTVNTIDEHLDMLMVCHHLDPDIAEDVAFAESRIRRETIAAEDVLHDIGAFSLTSSDSQAMGRVGEVIIRTWQVAHRMKVQRGPLADERGDNDNLRVKRYIAKYTINPALTHGIAHEVGSIEAGKLADLVVWSPAFFGVKPATIVKGGMIACAPMGDINASIPTPQPVHYRPMFGALGAARHATRLTFVSQAAADNGIPQELNLQSAIAVVKGCRTVKKADMIHNGLQPNITVDAQTYEVRIDGEPITSEPAEILPMAQRYFLF; this is encoded by the coding sequence ATGGCTGAGATCTCGCGTCAGGCCTATGCCGACATGTTTGGCCCCACCACCGGGGATAAGGTGCGGCTGGCCGATACCGAGCTGTGGATCGAGGTGGAACAGGATCTGACGATCTACGGCGAAGAGGTCAAATTCGGCGGCGGGAAGGTGATCCGCGACGGCATGGGCCAGGGGCAGATGACGGCGCAGGAGTGCGTGGATCTGGTGCTGACCAACGCGCTAATCGTCGATCACTGGGGGATCGTCAAAGCCGATATCGGCGTGAAGGACGGCCGGATCGTCGCCGTGGGCAAAGCCGGTAACCCGGATATTCAGCCCGGCGTAACCATCCCGATTGGCGCGGCCACCGAGGTGATCGCCGCCGAAGGCAAGATCGTTACCGCAGGCGGGGTCGATACCCATATCCACTGGATCTGCCCGCAGCAGGCGGAAGAGGCGCTGGTCTCCGGCGTTACCACCATGATCGGCGGCGGCACCGGACCTGCTGCCGGCACCCATGCCACCACCTGCACGCCAGGACCCTGGTATATCGCGCGGATGCTACAGGCCGCCGATACGCTGCCAGTGAATATCGGCCTGCTGGGAAAAGGCAATGGCTCCAACCCCGATGCCCTGCGCGAGCAGGTTGCCGCAGGGGCCATCGGCCTGAAAATTCATGAGGACTGGGGCTCAACGCCCGCAGCGATCGACTGCGCCCTGACGGTGGCGGATGAGATGGATATTCAGGTGGCGCTGCACAGCGACACCCTCAACGAGGCCGGGTTTGTCGAGGACACCCTGGCGGCTATCGCCGGGCGCACCATCCATACCTTCCACACCGAAGGGGCGGGCGGCGGCCATGCGCCGGATATCATCACCGCCTGCGCACACCCTAACATTCTGCCCTCTTCCACCAACCCGACCCTGCCCTACACGGTCAACACCATCGACGAGCATCTGGACATGCTGATGGTCTGCCATCACCTCGACCCGGATATCGCTGAGGACGTGGCCTTTGCCGAATCGCGCATTCGTCGGGAGACCATCGCCGCCGAGGACGTGCTGCATGACATCGGCGCCTTCTCCCTCACCTCGTCGGATTCGCAGGCGATGGGCCGGGTGGGCGAAGTGATTATCCGTACCTGGCAGGTGGCGCACCGCATGAAGGTGCAGCGCGGCCCGCTGGCGGACGAGCGCGGCGATAACGATAACCTGCGGGTGAAGCGCTATATCGCCAAGTACACCATCAACCCGGCGCTGACCCACGGCATTGCTCACGAGGTCGGGTCGATTGAGGCCGGAAAGCTGGCGGATCTGGTGGTCTGGTCCCCGGCCTTCTTTGGCGTGAAGCCCGCCACCATCGTCAAAGGCGGGATGATCGCCTGCGCGCCGATGGGCGACATTAACGCCTCGATCCCCACCCCGCAGCCGGTGCACTACCGGCCGATGTTTGGCGCGCTGGGTGCCGCCCGCCACGCCACTCGCCTGACGTTTGTCTCGCAGGCCGCTGCCGACAACGGCATCCCGCAGGAGCTGAATTTGCAGAGCGCCATCGCGGTGGTCAAAGGCTGCCGGACGGTGAAAAAGGCCGACATGATCCACAACGGCCTGCAGCCGAACATTACCGTCGACGCGCAAACCTATGAGGTGCGCATCGACGGGGAACCGATCACCAGTGAGCCAGCAGAGATCCTGCCGATGGCGCAACGCTATTTTCTGTTCTGA
- a CDS encoding urease accessory protein UreD — protein sequence MSATQMVDKTVKGWQASLALQFCHTPEKTLLHAARHVGPLTVQRPFYPEGETCHLYLLHPPGGIVGGDELTIDVHLEARSHALITMPGASKFYRSTGALARLDQHFTLDENAILEWLPQDTIFFPGANAALRSVFHLQRSSTLLAWELFCLGRPVINEPFSHGRIESRLEIWLEGEPLLIERQHLADGDLSPVAEHPWIGTLLFYPATETQLDDARELLTPLNDFAGATLTDGLLSVRFLAHDNLICQQAMREIWQRLRPQLTAKAPCSPRIWHT from the coding sequence ATGTCAGCAACTCAGATGGTTGATAAAACAGTAAAAGGCTGGCAGGCCTCGCTTGCTTTGCAGTTTTGTCACACCCCTGAAAAAACCCTCCTTCACGCTGCCCGTCACGTCGGTCCCCTTACCGTACAACGTCCGTTCTATCCCGAAGGCGAGACCTGCCACCTCTATCTGCTGCATCCGCCGGGCGGGATTGTTGGCGGGGATGAACTGACGATCGACGTCCACCTTGAGGCCCGCAGCCATGCGCTGATCACCATGCCCGGCGCCAGCAAGTTCTATCGCAGCACTGGCGCGCTGGCGCGGCTGGATCAGCACTTCACGCTGGACGAAAACGCCATTCTGGAGTGGCTACCGCAGGACACCATTTTCTTCCCCGGCGCGAATGCCGCCCTGCGCTCGGTGTTTCATCTGCAGCGCAGCAGCACCCTGCTGGCCTGGGAGCTGTTTTGCCTCGGTCGCCCGGTGATCAATGAGCCCTTCAGCCACGGACGCATTGAGAGCCGCCTTGAAATCTGGCTCGAGGGCGAACCGCTGCTGATCGAGCGCCAGCATCTGGCGGACGGCGATCTGTCGCCAGTGGCGGAACACCCCTGGATCGGCACCCTGCTGTTTTATCCGGCAACCGAAACGCAGCTGGATGATGCCCGTGAGCTGTTGACCCCACTGAACGATTTTGCGGGCGCTACCCTCACCGACGGCCTGCTGTCGGTCCGTTTTCTGGCCCATGACAACCTGATTTGCCAGCAGGCGATGCGCGAGATCTGGCAACGCCTGCGCCCGCAGCTCACCGCCAAAGCCCCCTGCTCGCCCCGAATCTGGCACACCTGA
- a CDS encoding HupE/UreJ family protein yields the protein MRKLLPLLLLAFSLPALAHPGHGSDSFQAGFFHPLTGLDHLLMLTGAGVLAALSGRRLLMPFATLGMMLTGAVAGSLLGGFSGMEMLIIASLAVCGVMMFKTENRLLLAVPALAMFHGWAHGVEMAGHSFWLFTSGFMLASAAVLCVSFAAGMLLRRHDGLRKTFGGGLIASALLALMS from the coding sequence ATGCGTAAGTTATTACCCCTGCTGCTGCTGGCCTTCTCCCTGCCCGCGCTGGCCCATCCGGGGCACGGCAGCGACAGTTTTCAGGCCGGCTTTTTCCATCCCCTGACCGGGCTGGATCATCTGCTGATGTTGACCGGCGCAGGCGTGCTCGCCGCCCTGAGCGGCCGCAGGCTGCTGATGCCCTTCGCCACCCTCGGGATGATGCTGACCGGCGCCGTCGCGGGCAGCCTGTTGGGGGGCTTTAGCGGCATGGAGATGCTGATTATCGCCTCGCTGGCGGTGTGCGGCGTGATGATGTTCAAAACCGAAAACCGTCTGTTGCTGGCCGTACCGGCGCTGGCGATGTTCCACGGCTGGGCCCACGGCGTCGAGATGGCAGGCCACAGCTTCTGGCTTTTCACCAGCGGCTTTATGCTCGCCAGCGCGGCGGTGCTGTGCGTCAGCTTTGCTGCCGGTATGCTGCTGCGCCGTCACGATGGGCTGCGTAAAACCTTCGGCGGCGGGCTGATCGCCTCCGCCCTACTGGCACTGATGAGCTGA
- the bacA gene encoding undecaprenyl-diphosphate phosphatase, which yields MSDMHSLLVAAILGVVEGLTEFLPVSSTGHMIIVGHLLGFEGETAKTFEVVIQLGSILAVVVMFWRRLFGLIGIHFGHPPHEGSGKGRLTLLHILLGMIPAVVLGLVLHDTIKSLFNPINVMYALVVGGVLLIAAELLKPKEPRAPGLDDMTYRQAFMIGCFQCMALWPGFSRSGATISGGMLMGVSRYAASEFSFLLAVPMMMGATALDLYKSYHFLTAGDIPMFAVGFITAFIVALIAIKTFLQLIKRISFIPFAIYRFIVAAAVYVVFF from the coding sequence ATGAGCGATATGCACTCCCTGCTGGTGGCAGCAATACTGGGTGTAGTCGAAGGATTGACAGAGTTTCTGCCGGTTTCCAGTACGGGCCATATGATTATCGTCGGCCATCTGCTGGGGTTTGAGGGCGAAACGGCGAAAACCTTTGAGGTGGTGATCCAGTTAGGCTCCATTCTGGCGGTCGTGGTGATGTTCTGGCGCCGCCTGTTCGGGTTGATTGGCATTCACTTTGGTCACCCGCCGCATGAAGGCTCCGGCAAAGGGCGTTTGACCCTGCTGCACATTCTGCTCGGGATGATCCCGGCGGTGGTGCTGGGTCTGGTGTTACATGACACCATCAAATCGCTGTTTAACCCGATTAACGTGATGTACGCGCTGGTGGTCGGTGGCGTACTGCTGATTGCCGCGGAGCTGCTGAAGCCAAAAGAGCCGCGCGCGCCGGGTCTGGATGATATGACCTACCGCCAGGCGTTTATGATTGGCTGCTTCCAGTGTATGGCGCTGTGGCCGGGCTTCTCCCGCTCGGGAGCGACAATTTCAGGCGGGATGCTGATGGGCGTGAGCCGCTATGCCGCCTCTGAGTTCTCGTTCCTGCTGGCGGTGCCGATGATGATGGGAGCGACCGCGCTCGATCTCTACAAGAGCTATCACTTCCTGACCGCAGGCGACATTCCGATGTTTGCCGTGGGCTTTATCACCGCCTTTATCGTGGCGCTGATTGCCATCAAAACCTTCCTGCAGCTGATCAAGCGTATTTCGTTTATCCCGTTCGCCATCTATCGCTTTATCGTGGCGGCCGCGGTCTACGTGGTCTTCTTCTGA
- a CDS encoding urease subunit beta, with translation MIPGEYQIQPGQIVINAGRNTLTTIVENHGDRPIQVGSHYHFYEVNPALKFDREPTKGYRLNIAAGTAVRFEPGQKRAVTLVQVAGAQRLVGFRGAVMGEVDHG, from the coding sequence ATGATCCCAGGCGAATATCAGATACAACCCGGGCAGATCGTTATTAATGCCGGGCGCAACACGCTGACGACGATCGTCGAGAACCACGGGGATCGTCCGATCCAGGTCGGATCCCATTACCATTTTTACGAGGTGAACCCGGCCCTGAAGTTCGATCGTGAGCCCACCAAAGGTTACCGGCTGAATATTGCCGCGGGCACCGCCGTGCGCTTCGAGCCGGGGCAAAAGCGCGCCGTCACGCTGGTGCAGGTGGCGGGCGCGCAGCGCCTTGTCGGCTTCCGCGGCGCGGTGATGGGCGAGGTGGATCATGGCTGA
- the ureG gene encoding urease accessory protein UreG, whose product MSEYKHPLRVGVGGPVGSGKTALLEALCKAMRDRYQLAVVTNDIYTKEDQRILTEAGALEPERIVGVETGGCPHTAIREDASMNLAAVEALSEKFGNLDLIFVESGGDNLSATFSPELADLTIYVIDVAEGEKIPRKGGPGITKSDFLVINKTDLAPYVGASLEVMERDTNRMRGERPWTFTNLKAGDGLATIIGFLEEKGMLKM is encoded by the coding sequence ATGTCTGAGTACAAACACCCCCTGCGCGTAGGCGTCGGCGGCCCGGTGGGGTCGGGCAAAACCGCCCTGCTGGAAGCCCTGTGTAAAGCGATGCGCGATCGGTATCAGCTGGCGGTGGTGACCAACGATATCTACACCAAAGAGGATCAGCGCATCCTCACCGAAGCGGGGGCACTCGAGCCGGAGCGCATTGTCGGGGTGGAAACCGGCGGCTGCCCGCACACTGCGATCCGCGAGGATGCCTCGATGAATCTGGCGGCAGTGGAAGCGTTAAGCGAGAAGTTCGGCAATCTGGACCTGATCTTTGTCGAGAGCGGCGGAGATAACCTGAGCGCCACCTTCAGCCCGGAGCTGGCGGATCTGACGATCTATGTGATCGACGTGGCGGAAGGGGAAAAGATCCCGCGTAAAGGCGGGCCGGGGATCACCAAATCCGATTTTCTGGTGATCAATAAAACCGATCTCGCCCCCTATGTTGGCGCATCGCTGGAGGTCATGGAGCGTGACACCAACCGGATGCGCGGCGAGCGTCCCTGGACCTTCACTAACCTGAAAGCGGGCGACGGGCTGGCAACGATTATTGGCTTCCTGGAAGAAAAAGGGATGCTGAAGATGTAA
- the plsY gene encoding glycerol-3-phosphate 1-O-acyltransferase PlsY: MSAIAPGMILLAYLCGSISSAILVCRIAGLPDPRENGSGNPGATNVLRIGGKGAAVAVLIFDVLKGMLPVWGAYALGVTPFWLGLIAIAACLGHIWPVFFGFKGGKGVATAFGAIAPIGWDLTGVMAGTWLLSVLLSGYSSLGAIVSALIAPFYVWWFKPQFTFPVSMLSCLILLRHHDNIQRLWRRQETKIWARLKRKKKDPQ, from the coding sequence ATGAGTGCAATCGCGCCTGGAATGATCCTCCTCGCCTACCTTTGCGGCTCAATTTCCAGCGCCATTCTGGTCTGCCGTATCGCCGGATTACCCGATCCACGCGAGAACGGCTCCGGGAATCCGGGGGCGACCAATGTACTACGAATTGGCGGCAAAGGAGCAGCCGTAGCGGTTCTGATTTTTGACGTCCTGAAAGGCATGCTTCCCGTCTGGGGCGCGTATGCGCTGGGCGTGACGCCATTCTGGCTGGGGCTGATTGCCATCGCCGCCTGCCTGGGCCATATCTGGCCGGTATTCTTCGGTTTCAAAGGCGGTAAAGGCGTGGCCACCGCATTCGGCGCCATTGCCCCTATTGGCTGGGATCTCACCGGCGTAATGGCCGGCACCTGGCTGCTCAGCGTGTTGCTCAGCGGCTACTCCTCTCTTGGCGCTATCGTCAGCGCGCTGATTGCCCCGTTTTACGTCTGGTGGTTCAAACCGCAGTTCACCTTCCCGGTGTCGATGCTCTCCTGCCTGATCCTGCTGCGTCATCATGACAATATCCAGCGCCTGTGGCGTCGTCAGGAGACCAAAATCTGGGCCAGGCTGAAGAGAAAGAAGAAAGATCCGCAGTAA
- a CDS encoding urease subunit gamma produces MELTPREKDKLLLFTAALVAERRLARGVKLNYPESVALISAFIMEGARDGQTVAELMEAGRHVLARSQVMEGVPEMIPDIQVEATFPDGSKLVTVHNPIL; encoded by the coding sequence ATGGAACTGACCCCCAGAGAAAAAGACAAGCTGTTGTTGTTTACCGCCGCGCTGGTGGCCGAGCGCCGTCTCGCCCGCGGCGTAAAGCTCAATTACCCGGAATCGGTGGCCCTGATCAGCGCCTTCATTATGGAAGGGGCGCGCGACGGGCAGACGGTGGCGGAATTAATGGAAGCCGGTCGCCACGTTCTGGCCCGCAGCCAGGTGATGGAGGGCGTGCCGGAGATGATCCCGGACATTCAGGTGGAGGCCACCTTCCCGGACGGCTCCAAGCTGGTCACCGTTCACAATCCGATCCTGTAA
- the folB gene encoding bifunctional dihydroneopterin aldolase/7,8-dihydroneopterin epimerase produces MDIVFIEQLSVITTIGVYDWEQTIEQKLVFDIEMGWDNVAAAKSDDVNDCLSYADVSETVISHVEGQRFALVERVAEEVAELLLSRFNSPWVRIKVSKPGAVARAANVGVIIERSQNLKGNI; encoded by the coding sequence ATGGATATAGTATTTATAGAGCAACTTTCGGTAATCACCACTATCGGGGTGTATGACTGGGAACAAACCATCGAACAGAAGCTAGTGTTCGATATCGAAATGGGCTGGGATAACGTCGCCGCCGCGAAAAGCGATGATGTGAACGATTGTCTCAGTTATGCCGACGTCAGCGAAACCGTCATTAGCCACGTGGAAGGTCAGCGTTTTGCGCTGGTGGAACGCGTGGCGGAAGAGGTGGCGGAGCTGCTGCTCAGCCGCTTTAATTCCCCGTGGGTGCGCATCAAAGTCAGCAAGCCGGGCGCGGTAGCCCGGGCGGCCAATGTGGGCGTCATCATTGAGCGTAGCCAAAATCTGAAAGGAAATATTTAA